One segment of Sesamum indicum cultivar Zhongzhi No. 13 linkage group LG4, S_indicum_v1.0, whole genome shotgun sequence DNA contains the following:
- the LOC105159875 gene encoding probable calcium-binding protein CML36 codes for MKLGNIIPGKLFRSKKSRSVSRSETDPSSFSSQTTSSSSSSEDGSKKPNGLSTPTSVLPTLSADISAEEWSEISADVYFELKQAFEMIDRDGDGKIKKEELEALLCRLGAEPPNQEELQLMLSDVDRDGDGCITLEEFYAIGSAFAPPTCDMELRDTFDFFDSDRDGKITAEELFNVFKTIGDSQCTLEDCRRMISGVDTNGDGFVCFEDFSRMMELQQQR; via the coding sequence ATGAAACTCGGCAACATCATCCCCGGAAAGCTTTTCAGGTCCAAGAAATCCCGCTCCGTCTCCAGATCCGAAACCGATCCCTCCTCCTTTAGCTCCCAGACCACCtcatcctcctcctcctccgaGGATGGTTCCAAGAAGCCCAACGGATTGTCCACGCCAACCAGCGTCCTGCCCACCTTGTCCGCCGATATTTCCGCTGAGGAATGGTCAGAAATCTCCGCCGACGTCTATTTCGAGCTGAAACAAGCGTTTGAGATGATCGACAGGGACGGCGACGGAAAGATAAAGAAGGAGGAGCTGGAGGCTTTGCTCTGCCGGCTAGGGGCGGAGCCGCCCAACCAGGAGGAGCTGCAGCTGATGCTCAGCGATGTGGACAGGGACGGCGACGGGTGCATCACGTTGGAGGAGTTCTACGCGATCGGGTCGGCCTTCGCGCCGCCCACCTGCGACATGGAGCTGAGGGACACCTTCGACTTCTTCGACTCGGATCGCGACGGGAAGATCACGGCGGAGGAGCTCTTCAACGTGTTCAAAACGATTGGGGACTCGCAGTGCACTTTAGAGGACTGCCGGCGCATGATAAGTGGGGTGGACACAAACGGAGACGGATTCGTCTGCTTCGAGGACTTCAGTCGTATGATGGAGCTTCAGCAGCAACGATGA
- the LOC105159874 gene encoding triacylglycerol lipase SDP1 — translation MDISNEASVDSFSIGPSTLFGRTIAFRVLFCKSMSHLRHQIFGMLLMYYYKFKNCLGNYLSPVIAWFHPRNPQGILVMVTVIAFLLKRYTNVKTRAEMAYRRKFWRNMMRAALTYEEWAHAAKMLDKETVRMNEADLYDVELVRNKLQELRHRRQEGSLRDIIFCMRADLVRNLGNMCNPELHKGRLQVPKLIKEYIDEVTTQLRMVCDSDSEELLLEEKLAFMHETRHAFGRTALLLSGGASLGAFHVGVVKTLVEHKLLPRIIAGSSVGSIMCSVVATRSWPELQSFFEDSWHSIQFFDQMGGVFTVFKRVMTQGAVHEIRQLQMMLRNLTNNLTFQEAYDMTGRILGITVCSPRKHEPPRCLNYLTSPHVVIWSAVTASCAFPGLFEAQELMAKDRSGEIVPYHPPFHLGPEEASGSSARRWRDGSLEIDLPMMQLKELFNVNHFIVSQANPHIAPLLRVKEIVRAYGGNFAAKLAQLTEMEVKHRCNQILELGFPLGGIAKLFAQDWEGDVTVVMPATLAQISKIIQNPSYVELQKAANQGRRCTWEKLSAIKANCGIELALDECVAILNHMRRLKRSAARAAAASHGLPSAVRFNASKRIPSWNVIARENSTGSLEEDLLADVASSFHQGVGGSTGQMGRNWRTHRYTHDGSDSESESVDLNSWTRSGGPLMRTTSADKFVDFVQNLEVDSRLNKGMTGHSNSVVIQSPGRDQVHQALRIAIPDRTSDTEHDQRDLGNRAPVINASIMVAEGDLLQPERIHNGIVFNIVRKEVLTPSNRSIDSEHNSSPHNSVAECVQLDDPDKEMDASSVSESGGDIGEDIHVDGAVHHGDNVCDDKHVMDG, via the exons ATGGATATAAGCAATGAGGCTAGTGTTGATTCGTTCTCGATCGGCCCTTCTACGCTCTTTGGGCGGACAATTGCGTTTAGAGTCTTATTCTGCAAGTCTATGTCACATTTAAGGCATCAAATCTTTGGGATGTTGTTAATGTACTATTACAAATTCAAGAACTGTTTAGGGAACTACCTGTCACCTGTAATAGCATGGTTTCATCCTCGGAATCCACAAGGGATATTAGTAATGGTGACGGTGATTGCTTTCTTGCTGAAACGATACACTAATGTGAAAACGAGAGCAGAGATGGCGTATAGGAGGAAGTTTTGGAGAAATATGATGAGAGCTGCATTGACCTATGAGGAGTGGGCTCATGCTGCTAAAATGCTGGATAAAGAGACAGTTAGGATGAATGAAGCAGATCTTTATGACGTGGAACTTGTGAGAAATAAACTTCAAGAGCTCCGCCATCGGCGTCAAGAGGGTTCTCTTAGAGATATCATATTCTGTATGAGGGCTGACCTTGTTAGAAATCTGGGTAATATGTGCAACCCAGAGCTTCACAAGGGGAGACTCCAGGTGCCCAAACTCATAAAGGAGTACATAGACGAGGTCACAACTCAACTGAGAATGGTGTGCGACTCCGATTCGGAGGAGCTTCTATTGGAGGAGAAGCTTGCTTTTATGCATGAAACCAGGCATGCTTTTGGAAGGACAGCTTTACTTTTAAGTGGGGGTGCTTCTTTGGGAGCCTTCCATGTCGGAGTTGTGAAAACGTTGGTAGAACATAAGCTTTTGCCACGGATAATTGCTGGTTCTAGTGTGGGGTCAATAATGTGTTCTGTTGTTGCTACTAGGTCATGGCCTGAGCTTCAAAGTTTCTTTGAGGATTCCTGGCATtcgattcaattttttgaccAGATGGGTGGAGTCTTTACTGTTTTTAAGAGGGTCATGACACAAGGTGCAGTTCACGAGATCAGACAATTGCAGATGATGCTGAGAAATCTTACAAACAATCTAACTTTCCAGGAAGCCTACGATATGACAGGGCGGATCTTGGGTATAACTGTTTGTTCACCAAGGAAGCATGAACCTCCTAGGTGCCTCAACTACTTGACTTCACCCCATGTTGTCATATGGAGTGCTGTGACGGCTTCTTGTGCTTTTCCCGGTCTTTTTGAAGCTCAAGAGCTGATGGCAAAGGACAGAAGTGGAGAAATTGTGCCTTATCACCCACCATTTCATTTAGGACCTGAAGAGGCTTCAGGTTCCTCAGCTCGTCGCTGGAGAGATGGTAGCTTGGAGATTGATTTGCCAATGATGCAGTTGAAAGAACTCTTCAATGTGAATCATTTCATAGTGAGTCAAGCAAATCCTCATATTGCACCTTTGCTGAGGGTGAAGGAGATTGTTAGAGCTTATGGAGGCAACTTTGCCGCAAAG CTTGCTCAGTTAACTGAGATGGAGGTAAAACACAGATGCAATCAGATATTGGAGCTTGGGTTTCCACTGGGGGGAATCGCCAAGCTGTTTGCTCAGGATTGGGAGGGTGATGTAACCGTTGTAATGCCGGCTACTTTAGCTCAG ATATCAAAGATAATTCAGAATCCATCTTATGTGGAACTTCAAAAGGCAGCAAACCAGGGCAGAAGATGCACTTGGGAGAAGCTCAGTGCGATAAAAGCAAATTGTGGGATCGAACTCGCTCTCGACGAGTGCGTTGCTATACTAAACCATATGCGTCGGTTGAAGAGGAGTGCCGCGAGAGCAGCTGCTGCTTCTCATGGTCTGCCCAGCGCAGTCCGATTCAATGCCTCAAAAAGAATCCCTTCTTGGAACGTGATTGCCCGAGAAAATTCGACTGGATCACTCGAGGAAGACCTACTTGCAGACGTCGCATCTTCTTTTCACCAAGGAGTAGGCGGTTCGACGGGGcaaatgggaagaaattggCGCACGCACCGGTACACACACGACGGAAGTGACAGTGAGTCGGAGAGCGTTGACCTCAACTCCTGGACAAGGTCTGGTGGTCCCTTGATGAGAACCACTTCAGCAGATAAGTTCGTCGACTTTGTACAGAATCTGGAGGTGGATTCAAGGTTGAACAAAGGGATGACGGGCCACTCAAACAGCGTCGTCATCCAATCCCCTGGAAGGGATCAAGTCCATCAAGCCTTGAGGATTGCAATTCCTGACAGAACTTCAGACACGGAACATGACCAGAGAGATCTCGGTAATAGAGCTCCAGTGATAAACGCAAGCATCATGGTGGCCGAAGGCGATCTTTTACAGCCGGAACGAATCCACAATGGTATAGTGTTCAACATCGTGAGGAAGGAAGTCTTGACTCCGTCCAACAGGAGTATCGATTCCGAACACAACAGCTCTCCTCACAATTCAGTTGCTGAGTGCGTGCAGCTGGACGATCCCGACAAAGAAATGGATGCTAGCTCGGTCTCAGAAAGCGGTGGTGATATCGGAGAAGACATTCACGTCGATGGGGCCGTGCATCACGGTGACAATGTATGTGATGATAAGCATGTGATGGATGGTTGA
- the LOC105160050 gene encoding uncharacterized protein LOC105160050 translates to METPAEDQAPVVHLSRQEMDTPMTDREGTVQLTRRELQQMMEEAGRKALVAYERRTTTPLEREIAGKRLFQERVEVQDNEGMSRPGANRKGPQPSDVGSSSRALSHPRGLVISRAEVDNVSKQIAQLGKQIDELKKRGEIVAHNRNSPFANRILIELVNPSFRMPDLPKYDGTRDPQEHLAAFDMVMNLYGQSSSIIAKLFVTTLTGKAQEWFTNLPPGSIDSYEQLAQKFAFHFASKRKQKRSATHLFTIRQGENESLKNFMGRFNNETLEVQDLRIDMMTSILIHGLKKGVFASALARDPPIDAEQLMAMAQKYIDEEEMNAMKDEKWRVTSERARDRRFTRDRDVRPKKEKEREPPYQPKYSRYTPLNMTRAKALMLVEKDKVLMWPKHTRVTPAKRHSNKYCRFHRERGHDTEECYQLKDEIERLVRQGYFRRQNPHSFEERRRNWRGRSSSRDRRSNWAEERRNQTVAENAPVKGIIDTIARGSEGWSRRARRRFERETRWERRKQGVHITSNPEIVFGDQDAGTRVVTDNDPMVIRMDIANFTVHKVLIDNGSSADIIFKEVLNKMGLDNIRLEPVNIPLVGFGGSEVASLGTVNLPVSLGEEPKRKTLMVKFLVVDMPFAYNVILGRPGLNSFRAVVSTYHLKMKFPTLSGIGEVVCDQIEAKRCYNLSLGKSEKNEKRKLQCGKKEDWQALKAGRIEPVDHKEVELIQGDPTKVTKIGTNLGQFEGIMITFLRSNVDMFAWDPSDFRGINPEVIVHRLNVDPSMRPVQQKKRTFGGEKNAIIEGEVNKLLKAGYVSEVQYTDWLANVVVVPKPGGKWRMCTDFTDLNKACPKDPYPLPRIDVLVDSTAGYRTFSMMDAYQGYHQIFRAPEDRIKTSFVTDRGIYCYNVMPFGLKNAGATYQRLVNKMFARQIGKTMEVYVDDMLVKSQQPDEHLEHLKVAFTIMREHGMKLNPSKCTFGVGGGKFLGYMVSERGIEANPEKIEAILNLKSPTSIKEVQKLTGRIASLNRFISRSADRNLHFFKILRKVKGFNWTEECEQAFQELKIYLRSPPLLANPREGDVLYLYLAVSDNAVSSVLIKEEGKVQNPVYYVSKMLQGAETRYAEIEKLALAVVVTARKLRPYFQSHRIVIRTNHPLRNILTRPEASGRMIKWAVELGEFDITYQGRTAEKAQVLVDFMVEISGTQKDVETWMLHVDGSSNANNGGAGILIEGPAGMEIEVAARLSFPVTNNEAEYEALLLGLELALEAGAQILEVYTDSQLIAMQVDGVYETKERSMTDYLKKAKEWMQKFSKCTVRQIPRNENERADALSKLGATLVGIKDRKITVIVKERSAISEGIETNMVTSRCLWIEDIAAYLREGILPTDAGHARRIKFKAPRFALVGTQLYKRTVEGPLLKCLEDAQARYVLQEIHEGNCGNHSGARSLAQKVTRQGYFWPTLMKDCKEFVRRCEKCQKFASQIHTQAVPMIPVPITCPFDQWGIDIIGPFPPARAQKKFVIVAVEYFSKWVEAEAVSKITEGEAINFIWKNIICRFGIPGVLISDNGTQFQGRKIIAWLHELKIQQNFTAVGHPQSNGQTEVTNRTILQHLKARLSSKAEWSDELPGVLWAYRTTPRTSTGETPFSLVYGFEAVIPAEIGEESQRIINFDPERNGEQRAFDLDILEEKREAARIRMLHHKSLMLRGHNKNLKPRSLQVGDLVWRKVEVSKHVGKLDPNWEGPFKVVEIVGKGTYKLQDAQGKELPRPWNIQNLKRFYV, encoded by the coding sequence ATGGAGACTCCTGCAGAAGATCAAGCACCCGTTGTACATTTGTCACGGCAAGAAATGGATACTCCCATGACGGATCGGGAGGGAACTGTACAATTGACACGAAGGGAATTACAACAAATGATGGAAGAAGCGGGGAGGAAGGCCTTGGTAGCCTATGAGAGAAGAACGACAACTCCTTTAGAAAGGGAAATCGCGGGAAAGAGGTTGTTTCAGGAAAGAGTCGAGGTGCAAGACAATGAAGGAATGAGTAGACCGGGGGCGAATAGAAAGGGCCCGCAGCCCTCTGATGTGGGATCTAGTAGCAGGGCTTTAAGTCATCCCAGAGGGCTAGTCATATCTCGAGCTGAAGTAGATAATGTCAGTAAGCAGATAGCCCAGCTAGGAAAGCAAATAGATGAACTCAAGAAGAGAGGAGAAATAGTAGCTCACAATCGTAATTCGCCATTTGCTAACCGTATACTTATAGAACTGGTCAACCCGAGCTTTAGGATGCCCGACCTCCCAAAGTATGATGGAACTCGGGATCCACAAGAGCATCTAGCTGCTTTCGATATGGTAATGAACTTGTATGGACAGTCGAGCTCCATAATCGCCAAGTTGTTTGTTACCACGCTAACAGGAAAGGCCCAAGAATGGTTTACGAACTTGCCCCCAGGCAGCATAGATTCGTATGAGCAACTAGCACAAAAATTTGCATTCCACTTTGCGAGCAAGAGAAAACAGAAGAGATCAGCTACACATTTATTTACCATTCGACAGGGGGAAAATGAAAgtctgaaaaattttatgggaCGTTTTAATAATGAAACGTTGGAGGTGCAGGATCTTAGGATAGACATGATGACCAGTATCCTAATCCATGGATTGAAGAAAGGAGTTTTTGCATCGGCTCTGGCACGGGACCCGCCAATAGATGCAGAGCAGTTGATGGCCATGGCGCAAAAATACATTGATGAAGAGGAGATGAATGCAATGAAGGATGAGAAGTGGAGAGTTACATCAGAACGAGCAAGAGATAGGAGATTCACCAGAGATCGTGATGTGCGAccaaaaaaggagaaagaaagggAACCACCTTATCAGCCGAAATATAGCAGGTATACTCCTTTAAATATGACTAGGGCAAAAGCACTCATGCTGGTGGAAAAAGATAAAGTTTTGATGTGGCCGAAGCATACGAGGGTTACTCCAGCCAAAAGACATTCGAATAAGTATTGTCGGTTTCATCGAGAAAGAGGGCATGATACGGAGGAGTGCTATCAATTGAAAGATGAGATAGAGCGACTAGTGCGACAAGGGTATTTCAGGAGACAGAACCCCCATAGCTTTGAAGAAAGGAGACGAAATTGGAGGGGCAGATCAAGCAGTAGGGATCGTAGGTCAAATTGGGCAGAGGAACGAAGGAACCAGACAGTGGCGGAGAACGCGCCTGTGAAAGGCATTATCGACACTATTGCAAGAGGATCAGAGGGATGGTCGAGAAGAGCTAGGAGGAGATTCGAAAGAGAGACTAGGTGGGAGCGACGTAAGCAAGGGGTGCATATAACGAGCAACCCCGAGATCGTGTTTGGAGATCAAGATGCAGGAACCAGGGTCGTGACAGATAATGATCCCATGGTGATACGAATGGACATAGCAAACTTTACGGTCCATAAGGTTCTGATAGACAATGGGAGTTCAgcagatataatatttaaggaaGTATTGAATAAGATGGGGCTTGATAATATAAGGCTGGAGCCAGTAAATATTCCCCTGGTAGGGTTCGGAGGAAGCGAGGTCGCATCACTGGGGACGGTGAACTTACCTGTCTCTTTGGGAGAAGAGCCGAAACGCAAAACAttgatggtaaaatttttagttgttgATATGCCTTTTGCTTACAATGTTATCCTGGGGAGACCTGGGCTTAATTCTTTCAGGGCAGTAGTATCAACATATCACCTCAAGATGAAGTTCCCTACTCTATCCGGGATAGGGGAGGTCGTGTGCGATCAGATTGAAGCCAAAAGGTGTTATAATCTCTCTCTGGGCAAGagtgagaaaaatgaaaagagaaaacttCAATGTGGGAAGAAAGAAGATTGGCAGGCACTGAAAGCGGGGAGAATAGAACCTGTTGATCATAAAGAGGTGGAGTTGATACAAGGAGACCCGACCAAGGTCACCAAAATAGGCACCAACTTGGGACAGTTCGAGGGAATCATGATTACTTTCTTAAGAAGTAACGTGGATATGTTTGCATGGGATCCGTCAGATTTTCGGGGTATAAACCCGGAGGTGATAGTACACAGGCTAAACGTGGACCCATCCATGCGACCTGTCCAACAGAAGAAACGAACTTTCGGAGGCGAGAAAAATGCGATCATTGAGGGAgaggtaaataaattacttaaagCGGGTTATGTATCTGAGGTTCAATATACGGATTGGTTGGCTAATGTGGTCGTGGTACCGAAGCCGGGGGGTAAGTGGAGAATGTGTACAGACTTTACGGATCTCAATAAAGCATGTCCGAAAGACCCTTACCCACTACCTAGGATTGATGTCCTAGTCGATTCGACGGCCGGATATAGGACATTTTCCATGATGGACGCGTATCAGGGATACCATCAGATTTTTAGGGCACCAGAAGATCGAATAAAAACCTCCTTTGTAACTGACCGTGggatttattgttataatgttATGCCTTTTGGATTGAAAAATGCAGGGGCAACATATCAAAGGTTGGTGAACAAGATGTTTGCTCGGCAGATAGGGAAAACCATGGAGGTATATGTGGACGACATGTTGGTTAAAAGTCAACAACCAGATGAACATTTGGAGCATTTGAAGGTAGCTTTTACGATCATGAGAGAACATGGGATGAAGCTTAATCCTAGCAAGTGTACATTCGGAGTAGGCGGGGGCAAATTTCTTGGATACATGGTCAGCGAACGTGGGATTGAAGCTAATCCAGAGAAGATAGAGGCCATACTGAATCTGAAGTCGCCTACATCTATCAAGGAAGTTCAAAAGTTAACAGGTAGAATTGCTTCTCTTAATCGCTTTATTTCTAGGTCTGCAGATCgcaatttacatttctttaaaatactGAGGAAAGTGAAAGGATTCAATTGGACCGAGGAATGCGAGCAAGCTTTTCAAGAGTTAAAGATTTATCTGAGATCGCCGCCTCTTTTGGCGAACCCTAGAGAGGGGGATGTATTATATCTTTATCTGGCTGTTTCTGATAATGCGGTTAGTTCGGTATTGATAAAAGAAGAGGGAAAGGTTCAGAACCCGGTGTACTATGTAAGTAAGATGTTGCAAGGAGCAGAAACTAGATACGCGGAGATCGAAAAATTAGCGTTGGCGGTGGTGGTGACGGCCAGGAAGCTAAGGCCGTATTTTCAGTCGCATCGGATAGTGATAAGAACTAATCATCCACTCCGAAACATTCTTACCCGACCAGAGGCTTCAGGTAGAATGATAAAGTGGGCGGTCGAATTGGGGGAGTTCGACATCACCTATCAGGGTCGAACAGCAGAGAAAGCTCAGGTTTTGGTTGATTTCATGGTGGAGATATCCGGTACTCAAAAAGATGTAGAAACATGGATGTTACATGTGGATGGATCCTCCAATGCCAACAATGGTGGAGCAGGAATACTGATCGAAGGACCAGCAGGCATGGAGATTGAGGTCGCCGCTCGGCTGTCTTTTCCTGTTACAAATAATGAAGCCGAGTACGAAGCTTTACTCTTGGGTTTGGAGCTAGCACTAGAAGCGGGAGCGCAGATTCTTGAAGTATACACTGACTCGCAACTAATCGCTATGCAGGTTGATGGAGTATATGAAACTAAAGAAAGATCTATGACAGATTATTTGAAGAAAGCAAAAGAGTGGATGCAGAAATTTTCCAAGTGCACTGTTCGACAAATTCCCAGGAATGAGAATGAAAGAGCCGATGCGTTATCAAAGTTAGGGGCTACGCTGGTAGGAATAAAGGACAGAAAAATCACAGTGATCGTGAAGGAACGATCAGCGATCTCAGAAGGGATAGAAACCAATATGGTAACTTCAAGATGTCTGTGGATAGAAGACATAGCAGCATACTTGAGGGAGGGGATTTTGCCTACTGATGCCGGACATGCTAGACGCATCAAGTTTAAAGCTCCAAGGTTTGCCCTAGTAGGgacacaattatataaaagaacagTCGAGGGACCCCTCCTCAAATGCTTAGAAGACGCACAAGCCAGGTATGTTCTACAAGAAATTCATGAAGGTAACTGTGGAAATCATTCGGGGGCCAGATCCTTAGCTCAGAAAGTAACCCGACAGGGATACTTTTGGCCCACACTAATGAAGGATTGCAAGGAGTTTGTACGAAGATGTGAGAAGTGCCAGAAATTTGCCTCACAGATTCACACTCAGGCGGTCCCGATGATCCCTGTTCCAATTACATGTCCATTCGACCAGTGGGGTATAGACATAATAGGACCGTTTCCTCCAGCTCGAGCTCAGAAGAAGTTTGTCATAGTTGCGGTGGAATACTTCTCGAAATGGGTGGAGGCAGAAGCTGTCTCAAAAATCACGGAAGGAGAAGCAATAAACTTTATATGGAAAAACATAATCTGTAGGTTTGGAATACCTGGGGTGTTGATATCCGATAATGGGACCCAATttcaaggaagaaaaataattgcgTGGTTGCACGAGCTGAAGATACAGCAAAATTTCACGGCAGTAGGCCATCCCCAATCGAATGGTCAGACGGAGGTCACAAATAGAACTATATTACAACATCTGAAAGCCAGGTTGAGTTCGAAAGCAGAATGGAGCGATGAGCTCCCAGGAGTACTATGGGCCTATAGAACAACTCCTCGAACCTCAACAGGTGAGactcctttttctttagtttatgGTTTTGAAGCTGTAATTCCTGCAGAGATAGGAGAAGAATCGCAAAGGATCATAAACTTCGATCCAGAAAGGAATGGAGAACAACGAGCATTTGACCTAGACATATtggaagagaaaagagaggcAGCGCGAATAAGGATGTTACACCATAAAAGTCTAATGCTGAGAGGTCATAATAAGAACTTGAAGCCCAGGTCGTTACAGGTGGGGGACCTGGTATGGAGAAAAGTGGAGGTCTCGAAGCATGTAGGAAAACTCGATCCCAACTGGGAGGGGCCTTTCAAAGTGGTTGAGATCGTCGGGAAAGGCACATACAAGTTACAGGATGCTCAAGGCAAGGAGTTACCCCGACCATGGAATATTCAAAACCTCAAGcgattttatgtttaa